A single region of the Bacteroides luhongzhouii genome encodes:
- the gadC gene encoding putative glutamine/gamma-aminobutyrate antiporter GadC, with amino-acid sequence MANIKNAVKLGVFTLAIMNVTAVVSLRGLPAEAVYGMSSAFYYLFAAIVFLIPTSLVAAELAAMFQDKQGGVFRWVGEAYGKKLGFLAIWVQWIESTIWYPTVLTFGAVSIAFIGMNDVHDMSLANNKYYTLIVVLIIYWLATFISLKGMSWVGKVAKVGGMVGTIIPAGLLIILGIIYLATGGQSNMDFHSSFIPDFTNFDNVVLAASIFLFYAGMEMGGIHVKDVENPSKNYPKAVFIGALITVLIFVLGTFALGVIIPAKDINLTQSLLVGFDNYFKYIHASWLSPIIAVALAFGVLAGVLTWVAGPSKGIFAVGKAGYMPPFFQKTNKLGVQKNILLVQGIAVTILSLLFVVMPSVQSFYQILSQLTVILYLIMYLLMFSGAIALRYKMKKLNRPFRIGKSGNGLMWFVGGLGFCGSLLAFILSFIPPSQISTGSNTVWFSVLIIGAIIVVIAPFIIYASKKPSWVDPNSNFEPFHWEVQAQPATANVSASSVNAPRPANATSAHTGGATGASTAKPGATASGGSSSASKASPGTGDKDKDVPKS; translated from the coding sequence ATGGCAAATATTAAAAATGCAGTGAAGCTGGGTGTGTTTACCCTTGCTATCATGAATGTTACGGCAGTAGTATCCTTGCGTGGACTACCAGCCGAGGCCGTATATGGAATGAGCTCGGCCTTCTATTATCTTTTTGCGGCTATTGTCTTTCTAATCCCTACATCGCTCGTTGCAGCCGAGCTGGCGGCGATGTTTCAGGATAAGCAGGGTGGTGTGTTCCGGTGGGTAGGCGAGGCCTACGGCAAGAAACTGGGATTCCTCGCCATCTGGGTGCAATGGATTGAAAGTACGATCTGGTATCCGACAGTATTAACGTTTGGTGCCGTATCTATCGCTTTTATCGGGATGAACGACGTACATGACATGTCACTGGCAAACAATAAGTATTATACGCTTATTGTAGTACTGATCATCTACTGGCTGGCCACTTTCATTTCTCTGAAAGGTATGAGCTGGGTAGGTAAAGTAGCCAAAGTCGGTGGTATGGTTGGTACCATTATTCCGGCTGGTCTGTTGATTATCTTAGGAATCATTTACCTGGCAACCGGCGGACAATCCAATATGGATTTCCACAGTAGCTTCATCCCCGACTTTACCAACTTTGATAATGTCGTTCTTGCTGCCAGTATCTTCTTGTTTTATGCTGGTATGGAAATGGGCGGTATCCACGTAAAAGACGTAGAGAACCCTTCTAAAAACTATCCGAAAGCCGTATTCATCGGTGCGCTGATCACAGTGCTGATCTTCGTTCTAGGTACTTTTGCATTAGGTGTGATTATCCCTGCTAAAGATATCAACCTGACTCAAAGCCTGCTCGTCGGTTTCGACAATTATTTCAAATATATTCATGCTTCCTGGTTGTCACCAATCATTGCCGTTGCCCTTGCTTTCGGTGTATTGGCTGGCGTATTGACATGGGTTGCCGGTCCGTCAAAAGGTATATTTGCCGTAGGTAAAGCTGGTTATATGCCTCCGTTCTTTCAGAAAACAAACAAACTGGGTGTACAGAAAAACATCTTACTCGTGCAGGGTATCGCTGTAACCATCTTAAGTTTGCTGTTTGTCGTTATGCCTTCCGTACAGAGTTTCTATCAGATTCTGTCACAGTTGACAGTTATTCTTTATCTGATTATGTATTTGTTGATGTTCTCCGGAGCTATCGCATTGCGTTATAAGATGAAGAAACTTAACCGTCCGTTCCGTATCGGTAAGTCCGGCAACGGTCTGATGTGGTTTGTTGGCGGTCTTGGTTTCTGCGGATCATTGCTTGCTTTCATCCTTAGCTTCATCCCGCCCAGCCAAATCTCTACCGGTAGCAACACCGTTTGGTTCTCCGTACTGATTATCGGTGCAATTATCGTCGTTATTGCTCCGTTCATCATCTACGCTTCCAAGAAACCGTCTTGGGTAGACCCGAATTCCAATTTCGAACCGTTCCATTGGGAAGTTCAGGCTCAACCTGCCACCGCAAACGTTAGTGCAAGCAGCGTTAATGCTCCCCGTCCTGCCAATGCAACTTCTGCACATACAGGAGGAGCAACCGGGGCAAGTACAGCTAAACCCGGCGCAACCGCTTCCGGTGGAAGTTCCTCTGCCAGCAAAGCATCTCCGGGAACCGGAGACAAAGATAAGGATGTACCTAAGTCGTAA
- a CDS encoding sensor histidine kinase gives MSSLAIIIIIVLLAAFIYVWAKCQSLQKEVHSKENKENELKKLALVLQNINAYFLLIDKDLVVCDTNYYSLNRLPVQVGGVTKRVGDLLHCRNAITAGECGQHEQCKLCCIRASIGKAFYKKASFKNLEASMKLLSEDETTVTPCDVSVSGTYLKIHGEDYMVLTVYNVTELKNAQRLLTIEREHSISADKLKSAFIANMSHEVRTPLNAIVGFSGLMVSASSEEERKMYADIIVENNERLLRLVNDIFDLSQIESGTVDFVYTEFDVNDLLRELDGIFKMKLNDSSVELICEAHVEPIMMYSERERIIQVLSNLLHNAMKFTTSGEIRFGCRLESTDEIYFFVSDTGIGIPEEEQKKIFSRFIKLDREMQGTGLGLTLSQTIIQNLGGNLELDSEINRGSTFSFVLPRVIKPELIKPGL, from the coding sequence ATGTCATCACTGGCAATTATTATTATAATAGTTCTATTAGCTGCCTTTATTTATGTGTGGGCAAAGTGCCAGTCACTCCAAAAAGAGGTACATTCGAAAGAAAACAAAGAGAATGAACTTAAAAAATTGGCTTTGGTTTTGCAGAACATCAATGCCTACTTCTTATTGATTGATAAGGATTTGGTAGTCTGTGACACTAATTATTATTCTTTGAACCGTCTGCCTGTTCAGGTAGGTGGAGTTACAAAAAGAGTGGGGGATTTGTTGCATTGTAGAAACGCGATTACAGCCGGTGAATGTGGTCAGCATGAACAGTGTAAACTATGTTGTATTCGTGCGTCTATCGGTAAGGCTTTTTACAAGAAAGCAAGCTTTAAAAATCTGGAGGCTTCGATGAAGCTGTTGAGTGAGGATGAGACGACAGTAACTCCTTGCGATGTATCGGTATCGGGTACTTATCTGAAGATTCATGGCGAAGATTATATGGTGTTGACTGTTTATAATGTGACGGAACTGAAGAATGCGCAAAGGTTACTGACCATTGAAAGAGAACATTCCATTTCTGCCGATAAATTGAAATCAGCCTTCATCGCTAATATGAGCCACGAGGTTCGTACGCCATTAAATGCTATTGTCGGATTTTCCGGTTTGATGGTGTCGGCATCCAGTGAAGAGGAGAGAAAAATGTATGCTGATATTATTGTAGAGAATAACGAACGGTTGTTGCGCTTGGTGAATGATATTTTCGATCTTTCTCAAATAGAATCGGGGACAGTTGATTTTGTTTATACGGAGTTTGATGTCAATGATTTATTGAGAGAGTTGGACGGAATATTTAAGATGAAATTGAATGACTCGTCGGTGGAATTGATTTGTGAGGCACATGTAGAACCTATTATGATGTATTCGGAACGGGAACGCATCATTCAGGTATTGTCTAACCTCTTGCATAATGCGATGAAATTCACCACGTCGGGTGAAATTCGTTTTGGTTGCCGCCTGGAAAGCACGGACGAGATTTACTTTTTTGTGTCCGACACCGGCATTGGTATACCGGAAGAAGAACAGAAAAAGATATTCTCACGTTTCATAAAACTCGATCGTGAAATGCAGGGGACGGGACTTGGACTGACTCTTTCGCAAACAATTATCCAAAACCTGGGCGGAAATCTTGAACTCGATTCGGAAATTAACCGGGGATCCACTTTCAGCTTTGTGTTGCCACGGGTGATTAAGCCGGAATTGATTAAGCCCGGCCTATAA